In the Dehalococcoidia bacterium genome, one interval contains:
- the purH gene encoding bifunctional phosphoribosylaminoimidazolecarboxamide formyltransferase/IMP cyclohydrolase yields the protein MKALLSVYNKTGLTDLARALSDSGCDLVSTGGTAATIADAGLPVMQVADLTGSPEILDGRVKTLHPTVHGGILARRDLASHKAELDSHGIGTIDAVVGNLYPFVETVSADNVTLQDALENIDIGGPTMIRAAAKNFPSVLVLVDPADYGWVSERIAGHGLSEGAFSMDERRELARKAFQHMALYDTAVARYLTGEIEGTSWPELTFGYDRVADLRYGENPHQNATLYAASLSSGGIVRAEKLHGIDMSYTNYLDADAAWRVVSDFAEPAVAVIKHTNPCGLAVHSDQPTAYQRAFEGDSVSAYGGIVGFNRPVTRETADAMRGVLYDQIVAPDYEEDALKVLRRRRRTRILRIDPEKGHATHLDVRLVTGGALVQAADDLDEDPSAWQVVTELSPTDDQLRDLAFAWRAAKHIKSNTIVLAKDATLVGMGAGQPNRVTSVHLALRIAGDKAKGSVLASDAFFPFPDNIEMAAEGGVTAIAQPGGSIRDDECIEAANRLGIAMVTTGTRHFRH from the coding sequence ATGAAAGCTCTACTAAGCGTTTATAACAAGACCGGACTGACTGACCTCGCGCGGGCGCTCAGTGACTCCGGCTGCGACCTCGTCAGCACCGGGGGCACCGCGGCGACGATCGCCGATGCCGGTCTGCCCGTGATGCAGGTCGCCGACCTTACCGGCTCGCCGGAGATACTCGACGGCAGGGTCAAGACACTCCACCCGACGGTCCACGGCGGCATCCTTGCCCGCCGTGATCTGGCGTCGCATAAGGCCGAGCTAGACTCGCACGGCATCGGGACGATCGACGCGGTCGTCGGCAACCTGTACCCGTTTGTCGAGACCGTTAGCGCTGACAACGTCACGCTGCAGGACGCGCTGGAAAACATCGACATCGGCGGCCCCACGATGATCCGAGCAGCCGCCAAGAACTTCCCGTCGGTGCTAGTACTGGTCGACCCTGCCGACTATGGGTGGGTGTCCGAGCGCATCGCCGGACACGGCCTGTCAGAGGGCGCGTTCAGCATGGATGAGCGTCGCGAACTCGCGCGCAAGGCGTTCCAGCATATGGCTCTGTATGACACAGCCGTCGCCAGGTACCTGACCGGCGAGATCGAGGGCACATCCTGGCCTGAGTTGACGTTCGGGTACGATCGCGTCGCCGACTTGCGCTACGGGGAGAACCCGCACCAGAATGCGACTCTCTACGCCGCTTCTCTATCGTCCGGTGGAATTGTGAGGGCGGAGAAGCTCCACGGCATCGACATGTCCTACACGAATTACCTGGACGCCGACGCCGCGTGGCGAGTGGTGTCAGACTTCGCTGAGCCTGCGGTCGCCGTTATCAAGCACACGAACCCCTGCGGACTTGCCGTCCACTCCGACCAGCCGACCGCGTACCAGCGCGCGTTCGAGGGCGACTCGGTCTCGGCGTACGGCGGCATCGTGGGCTTCAACCGGCCCGTCACCAGGGAGACAGCCGACGCGATGCGAGGCGTGCTGTACGACCAGATCGTCGCGCCCGACTACGAAGAGGACGCGCTCAAGGTGCTCAGGCGTCGTCGCCGGACCCGGATACTCCGAATCGACCCTGAGAAGGGCCACGCCACGCACCTTGACGTGAGACTGGTCACCGGCGGGGCTCTGGTACAGGCGGCAGACGACTTAGACGAGGACCCCTCCGCATGGCAGGTCGTCACCGAGCTGAGTCCGACCGACGATCAGCTTCGTGATCTCGCCTTCGCGTGGAGGGCGGCGAAGCACATCAAGTCCAACACCATCGTGCTCGCGAAAGACGCCACGCTGGTGGGCATGGGCGCCGGTCAGCCGAACCGCGTAACGAGTGTCCACCTCGCGCTGCGTATCGCGGGCGACAAGGCCAAGGGGTCCGTTCTGGCCTCGGACGCCTTCTTCCCGTTCCCGGACAACATCGAGATGGCCGCTGAAGGCGGCGTGACCGCGATAGCTCAACCCGGCGGATCCATCCGCGACGACGAGTGCATCGAGGCCGCGAACCGGCTGGGAATCGCGATGGTCACGACTGGCACGCGCCACTTCAGGCACTAG
- a CDS encoding phosphoribosylformylglycinamidine cyclo-ligase: MAEQTYRKAGVDLEASQDVKCRIGSVVRRTHGPEVLAGVGAFGAMYAFSGYTDPVLVTSTDPVGTKLKLAVMTGRFEGIGEDLVNACINDVIVCGAKPVLFLDYINMSKLRPDVVLTLVEGMARACEEVGCALIGGETAEMPGVFAGDNFDVSGFVLGVVERSDMIDTSQISVRDVLIGVPSNGLHTNGYSLVRHVYGLDSDPAPLSEYRDELGETLRDALLRPHPPYFSQLEPVFGMVNGIAHITGGGLIENVPRMLPDGVSASFDTSSWPVPPIFLQIQEDGGISRDEMYRVFNMGLGMVLACDRSRVADVLDQVPDALEVGEITPDTGEGRVIL, from the coding sequence ATGGCAGAGCAGACTTATAGAAAGGCCGGAGTAGATCTTGAGGCGTCGCAGGATGTGAAGTGCCGCATCGGCTCCGTGGTGAGACGCACTCATGGGCCGGAGGTGCTGGCGGGAGTCGGAGCGTTCGGAGCGATGTACGCGTTCTCCGGCTATACAGACCCCGTACTAGTCACGAGCACGGACCCGGTCGGCACCAAGCTGAAGCTGGCGGTGATGACCGGTCGGTTCGAGGGAATCGGTGAAGACCTGGTCAACGCGTGCATCAACGACGTGATCGTCTGTGGCGCGAAGCCGGTCCTGTTCCTGGACTACATCAACATGAGCAAGCTCCGGCCTGACGTGGTGCTGACGCTGGTCGAGGGTATGGCGAGGGCGTGCGAGGAGGTCGGCTGCGCGCTGATAGGCGGCGAGACCGCGGAGATGCCTGGCGTCTTCGCCGGGGACAACTTCGACGTGTCCGGATTCGTGCTCGGAGTGGTCGAGCGCTCCGACATGATCGACACGTCGCAGATCAGTGTCAGGGACGTGCTGATAGGCGTGCCGTCCAACGGTCTGCACACGAACGGATACTCGCTCGTCAGGCACGTGTATGGACTGGACTCCGACCCGGCGCCGCTATCCGAGTACCGGGATGAGCTGGGAGAAACGCTCAGAGATGCGCTGCTCAGGCCGCATCCACCGTACTTCAGCCAGCTCGAGCCCGTGTTCGGGATGGTCAACGGCATCGCACACATCACTGGCGGAGGGCTGATCGAGAACGTCCCGAGAATGCTACCCGATGGCGTGTCGGCGAGCTTCGACACGTCCTCGTGGCCGGTCCCTCCCATATTCCTCCAGATACAGGAAGACGGCGGCATCTCCCGCGACGAGATGTACCGCGTGTTCAACATGGGTCTGGGCATGGTGTTGGCCTGCGACCGCAGCCGGGTAGCCGACGTTCTGGACCAGGTCCCCGACGCGCTGGAGGTGGGTGAGATCACTCCCGACACCGGCGAAGGGCGTGTTATTCTTTAG
- a CDS encoding phosphoribosylglycinamide formyltransferase, producing MSKLALGVLASHGGTNLQAIIDSCLSGAIDAEVRVVISNNSRSLALERARRADIPTAHLSGSTHPDPDSLDEAIADTLQRHGVEVVALAGYMKMLGPRTLGTYRNRILNVHPALLPKFGGQGMYGERVHQAVLASGDSVSGVTVHLVDEEYDRGPVVAQTEVPVLPGDTPDTLAARVLEQEHILYPETIQRISTGEIDLNALAKTKV from the coding sequence GTGAGCAAGCTCGCGCTTGGTGTGCTGGCCTCACACGGAGGCACCAACCTTCAGGCAATCATCGACTCGTGCCTCAGCGGCGCTATCGATGCCGAGGTGCGCGTGGTGATCTCGAACAACTCCCGGTCGCTGGCCCTCGAACGGGCGCGAAGGGCGGACATACCCACGGCTCACCTCAGCGGCAGCACTCATCCGGACCCCGACAGCCTGGACGAGGCGATTGCCGACACCCTTCAACGACACGGTGTAGAAGTGGTAGCCCTCGCCGGGTACATGAAGATGCTCGGCCCGCGCACTCTTGGCACGTACCGCAACCGCATACTTAACGTGCATCCCGCGCTGCTTCCGAAGTTCGGAGGGCAGGGGATGTACGGGGAGCGCGTGCATCAGGCTGTTCTGGCGTCGGGCGACAGTGTGTCAGGAGTCACCGTGCATCTCGTGGACGAGGAGTACGATCGTGGCCCAGTCGTCGCGCAGACGGAGGTCCCGGTGCTTCCCGGCGACACGCCTGACACTCTGGCTGCTCGTGTACTGGAGCAGGAGCACATTCTCTATCCTGAGACGATCCAGCGAATCTCCACCGGAGAGATAGACCTCAACGCGCTGGCAAAAACCAAAGTGTAG
- the purF gene encoding amidophosphoribosyltransferase: protein MQRLADAARSNVTPYDDTGEGNGSGSRECCPISPDSLHPGPGPGEALRTEHLTAASQPLFDADTAREACGVVGVYHPGQDVARVAFFGIYALQHRGQESAGIASADGHSVHNRTSMGLIGQSFAEDDLVDLPGHISIAHTRYSTTGSNRIVNAQPVLARGPDLELALGHNGNVINAMELREDLEEQGFRFDGTSDTEIIANLLANAPAQDWEGRISYLMRRLKGAYSLTVLTKNELIGIRDPLGVRPLCLGRLGQGWVLASESCALDHVGADYIRDIEPGEAVLIDESGLRTVKSPGSDGGRASCIFENIYFSRPDSVLDGRLVYSDRMRMGAELAREYPVDADMVIGVPDSATAAAVGYAQESGIPYGEGLVKNRYVGRTFIEPTQYFRDLGVRRKLNPLPEIIRGKRLVVVDDSIVRGTTTPHVVKLLRRGGATEIHLRITAPPIVSTCHFGVDMATKKELIAANMSVEEIQLLVGADSLGYLSVEGLSRAVEDEGSSYCMGCFTSQYPIPVQLEMDKLVMEAQEVVPARSRQGGAD from the coding sequence ATGCAGCGTTTAGCGGACGCGGCTCGAAGCAACGTCACCCCGTACGACGATACGGGGGAAGGCAATGGCAGCGGATCGAGGGAGTGTTGTCCCATCAGTCCTGATAGCCTGCACCCTGGACCTGGTCCGGGAGAAGCGCTGCGAACAGAGCATCTTACGGCTGCGTCCCAGCCGCTCTTTGACGCAGACACCGCACGTGAAGCCTGCGGTGTGGTGGGAGTTTACCATCCCGGCCAGGATGTAGCCCGTGTTGCTTTCTTCGGCATATACGCGCTGCAGCACCGTGGACAGGAGAGCGCCGGCATAGCGTCGGCAGACGGCCACAGCGTCCACAACCGCACCTCGATGGGCCTCATCGGCCAGAGCTTTGCCGAAGACGACCTCGTCGATCTTCCCGGGCACATATCCATCGCCCACACGCGCTACTCCACGACCGGCTCCAATCGGATCGTCAACGCGCAGCCTGTCTTGGCTCGCGGGCCGGACCTGGAACTTGCGCTGGGTCACAACGGCAACGTCATCAACGCCATGGAGCTGCGCGAGGACCTGGAGGAGCAGGGGTTCCGCTTCGACGGCACCAGCGACACCGAGATCATCGCCAACCTGCTCGCCAACGCGCCCGCCCAGGACTGGGAGGGCCGCATCTCGTACTTGATGCGAAGGCTGAAAGGCGCATACTCGCTGACCGTGCTGACAAAGAACGAACTGATCGGCATCCGCGATCCCCTGGGAGTCAGGCCGCTGTGCCTCGGACGACTCGGCCAGGGCTGGGTGCTCGCGTCTGAGTCATGTGCTCTCGACCACGTCGGCGCCGACTACATCCGGGACATCGAGCCGGGTGAGGCCGTGTTGATCGACGAGTCGGGTCTAAGGACGGTCAAGAGCCCCGGCTCTGACGGCGGACGCGCAAGCTGCATCTTCGAGAACATCTACTTCTCCAGGCCGGACAGCGTCCTCGACGGCAGACTGGTCTACAGCGACCGGATGCGGATGGGCGCGGAGCTGGCCAGAGAGTACCCGGTCGACGCCGACATGGTTATCGGCGTACCCGACTCGGCCACCGCCGCCGCGGTGGGCTACGCGCAGGAGTCTGGCATTCCCTACGGCGAGGGCCTGGTCAAGAACCGCTACGTCGGACGGACCTTCATCGAGCCGACCCAGTACTTCCGCGACCTTGGAGTAAGGCGCAAGCTCAATCCTCTGCCTGAGATCATTCGCGGCAAGCGCCTGGTCGTCGTGGACGACAGCATCGTTCGCGGCACCACGACTCCGCACGTGGTCAAGCTGCTGCGAAGGGGAGGCGCGACGGAGATACACCTGCGGATAACCGCGCCGCCGATCGTGTCCACCTGCCACTTCGGCGTAGACATGGCCACCAAGAAGGAGCTGATCGCCGCCAATATGTCGGTCGAGGAGATCCAACTGCTGGTGGGCGCCGACTCCCTGGGATACCTGAGCGTCGAGGGGCTGTCGCGGGCCGTCGAAGATGAGGGAAGCAGCTACTGCATGGGTTGCTTCACGAGCCAGTATCCGATCCCCGTCCAACTGGAGATGGACAAGCTGGTGATGGAGGCCCAGGAGGTCGTCCCCGCCAGGTCGCGCCAGGGCGGGGCGGACTGA
- a CDS encoding copper resistance protein CopC: protein MVVLLTQVPATVEAHANYVESDPAANSVVDESPERVTIRFTEPLEPALSEIEVYDSQGGLVDGGDSAVDPSDPLVMSVSVEELADGTYTVAWKNVSTVDGHRVRGAFVFSVGTGFIPAPTDVVAVEVDQPLFQSPADPVIRWLVLLGVLTIVGAVTFHLLVSRPVIGGHDAVILIPSLTGSLSRVVVIAAGVLLAASVVQLIVQASVVFESSLVGALGGPVWDLLMDTEWGRLWLWRVALGAASSVAVIAGWRRGDNPALLTLGAVLGAASLLTISLTSHAAATVNVRTQAILNDFIHLVVVAVWVGGLIALIAGVRVIMKTCDGVERREILSALVRRFSLVAGISVVVIILTGLYSAWAQVVTVPALQVPYGRVLGIKVAVVVGLLLVAAANLVWVRPRLRAGGTASTWLKRLVAAEVVLAVIVLLAVGFLTSLEPARQVASREGIGVESELAFQEVSEGARMALEIDPGLVGPNTVHISLTDLSGSPITNATDVRVRLSYLDADFGEIPYSATEVGAGEFALEDQLISIAGAWQVELVVQRPDAFDARAAFRFEVTGGSGGSLAIAPEADTGRALLGIEFVVLGFLFMGISIPIGGWYSRQGAGAMVVGAVAVIAGGALLFGTLGAGEGLPERNPIAPTQESVTLGMGLYVENCQLCHGVGGLGDGRGGVGLNPPPADLTVHVPLHPDRALFEFIRDGVPGTAMAPLGDKLSEDEIWHVINYIQTLE from the coding sequence TTGGTCGTTCTGCTCACGCAGGTTCCGGCGACCGTCGAGGCCCACGCCAACTACGTGGAGTCAGACCCGGCGGCCAACTCGGTAGTCGACGAGTCTCCGGAGCGGGTGACGATCCGGTTCACCGAGCCGCTGGAACCCGCGCTCAGCGAGATTGAGGTGTACGACTCCCAGGGCGGCCTCGTTGACGGGGGCGACAGCGCGGTAGACCCGTCCGACCCGCTCGTGATGTCGGTGTCGGTCGAAGAGCTCGCCGACGGTACGTACACGGTGGCATGGAAGAACGTGTCCACCGTCGACGGCCATCGCGTCAGGGGAGCGTTCGTGTTCTCGGTAGGGACGGGCTTCATACCTGCTCCTACGGACGTAGTTGCAGTGGAGGTCGACCAGCCGCTGTTCCAGTCCCCGGCTGACCCTGTCATCCGGTGGCTTGTGCTGCTGGGAGTGCTGACGATAGTGGGAGCCGTGACGTTCCACCTCCTGGTCTCCCGCCCGGTGATTGGCGGTCATGACGCCGTCATTCTCATCCCGAGCCTGACCGGTTCGCTGTCCCGGGTTGTGGTGATTGCGGCAGGAGTTCTGCTGGCCGCATCCGTGGTCCAGCTTATCGTGCAGGCGTCGGTGGTGTTCGAGTCCTCGCTGGTAGGGGCGCTTGGCGGCCCTGTGTGGGATCTGCTCATGGACACCGAGTGGGGACGGCTTTGGCTGTGGCGGGTCGCTCTTGGAGCGGCGTCCTCGGTCGCGGTGATCGCTGGTTGGCGCAGGGGAGACAACCCGGCGCTCCTGACACTGGGAGCCGTGCTGGGCGCAGCCTCGCTGCTGACGATCAGCCTGACCAGCCACGCGGCCGCGACGGTCAACGTCCGCACCCAGGCGATTCTCAACGACTTCATTCACCTCGTGGTAGTTGCCGTGTGGGTCGGGGGCCTGATCGCATTGATCGCTGGCGTCCGCGTCATCATGAAGACCTGCGACGGAGTTGAACGGCGAGAAATTCTATCTGCGCTGGTGCGCAGGTTCTCGCTGGTTGCCGGGATTAGCGTCGTCGTGATCATCCTGACTGGCCTCTACAGCGCGTGGGCGCAGGTGGTCACCGTGCCTGCCCTCCAGGTCCCGTACGGCAGGGTTCTGGGCATCAAGGTGGCTGTCGTCGTGGGCCTTCTGCTGGTCGCGGCCGCGAACCTGGTATGGGTGAGACCACGGCTCCGCGCCGGCGGCACCGCGAGTACCTGGCTGAAGCGGCTGGTTGCAGCCGAGGTAGTCCTGGCGGTGATTGTGCTGCTTGCGGTCGGCTTCCTGACCTCGCTGGAGCCGGCGCGACAGGTCGCCTCGCGCGAGGGCATCGGAGTCGAGAGCGAACTCGCCTTCCAGGAGGTGTCCGAGGGCGCCCGGATGGCGCTGGAGATTGATCCCGGCCTGGTCGGCCCGAACACCGTCCACATCTCCCTGACAGACCTGTCCGGGAGTCCGATCACCAACGCGACGGACGTTAGGGTGCGCCTGTCGTACCTCGACGCCGACTTTGGCGAGATTCCCTACTCCGCCACGGAAGTAGGCGCAGGCGAGTTCGCGCTCGAAGACCAGCTCATCAGTATCGCCGGAGCGTGGCAGGTCGAGCTTGTCGTCCAGCGTCCCGACGCCTTCGACGCCCGCGCCGCGTTCAGGTTCGAGGTGACCGGAGGAAGCGGAGGAAGCCTGGCGATAGCACCGGAGGCGGACACGGGCAGGGCGCTGCTGGGCATCGAGTTCGTGGTGCTGGGGTTCCTGTTCATGGGGATCAGCATCCCCATCGGAGGCTGGTACTCGCGGCAAGGTGCAGGTGCGATGGTAGTCGGCGCGGTCGCCGTGATCGCGGGCGGAGCGCTGCTGTTCGGCACGCTCGGCGCAGGCGAGGGGCTGCCTGAGCGAAACCCGATTGCTCCTACACAGGAGTCCGTCACGCTCGGCATGGGACTGTACGTGGAGAACTGCCAGCTATGTCACGGCGTAGGAGGCCTGGGCGACGGCCGCGGTGGCGTGGGTCTGAATCCTCCACCGGCAGACCTGACGGTCCACGTCCCGCTGCACCCCGACCGCGCATTGTTCGAGTTCATCCGGGACGGCGTCCCCGGTACTGCCATGGCGCCGCTGGGTGATAAGCTTTCCGAGGACGAAATATGGCACGTGATCAACTACATCCAGACACTGGAGTAG
- a CDS encoding peroxiredoxin family protein codes for MCRSQLGELAEAYPEFEKRDAALVAISTDNVLDAMNMASFIGADPGSGYGTGFHILADGDNSVAREYGVFDLHGDGVAAPATFILDKTGEIVAYHVGRDITDRPTTSGILLQLDQMAP; via the coding sequence ATATGTCGCAGCCAGCTCGGCGAGCTGGCAGAAGCCTACCCCGAGTTCGAGAAGCGCGACGCGGCGCTGGTGGCGATAAGCACGGACAACGTCCTCGACGCGATGAACATGGCCAGCTTCATCGGAGCGGACCCCGGGTCAGGGTATGGGACAGGTTTCCACATCCTCGCGGACGGCGACAACAGCGTGGCGCGTGAATATGGCGTCTTCGATCTGCACGGCGATGGCGTAGCGGCGCCGGCGACGTTCATCCTGGACAAGACCGGGGAGATCGTCGCCTACCACGTGGGCCGGGACATAACCGACCGCCCGACGACCTCGGGGATCCTCCTGCAGCTTGACCAGATGGCGCCGTGA
- the uvrB gene encoding excinuclease ABC subunit UvrB, which yields MPQFQIVSDFQPTGDQPRAVDQIIDGLDKGMVHQSLMGVTGSGKTFTMANVIERVQRPTLVIAHNKTLAAQLATEFKEFFPDNAVEYFVSYYDYYQPEAYLPRTDLYIEKDADINEELDKLRHAATRALLTRRDVLIVASVSCIFGLGSPEEYQGFMAHVQRGEIRSPGRLSRQLIDMQYERNDFDLARGRFRIRGDTLEILPAYETIGVRIEFWGDEVERIVELDPLTGEVLSERNDIDIYPAKHFVTSQEKLQDAIRNIEEELADQLKFLNRQGKLLEAQRLEQRTRYDVEMMRETGYCAGVENYSRHLAAREPGSTPYTLMDYFPEDYLLFIDESHMTLPQIRGMYNGDRSRKEVLVEYGFRLPSALDNRPLNFGEFEQFVNQAVYVTATPGPYEFEHSQQMVEQVIRPTGLTDPVIDVKPTEGQIDDLLYQIKVRVDRGERCIVTTLTKRMSEELADYLREMGVRTHYLHSEIDTLERSEILRDLRLGVYDVIVGINLLREGLDLPEVSLVAILDADKEGYLRSTTSLVQTIGRAARHVDGHVIMYADRVTDSMKRAIDETERRREIQQVYNREHGITPQSIQKTIHDITERVRAIAETEAPYAVDSSDMPRDDILRLIKDLESQMKTAAKSLEFEKAALLRDQITDLRKVMVQ from the coding sequence TTGCCCCAGTTCCAGATAGTCTCTGACTTCCAGCCGACTGGCGACCAGCCTCGGGCCGTCGATCAGATCATCGACGGCCTCGACAAGGGCATGGTCCACCAGTCGCTTATGGGTGTCACGGGCAGCGGCAAGACTTTCACGATGGCGAACGTCATCGAGCGGGTGCAGCGTCCGACGCTGGTTATCGCACACAACAAGACGCTCGCCGCACAGCTCGCCACCGAGTTCAAGGAGTTCTTCCCGGACAACGCGGTCGAGTACTTCGTCAGCTACTACGACTACTACCAGCCTGAAGCCTACCTCCCGCGCACCGATCTCTACATAGAGAAGGACGCCGACATCAACGAGGAGCTCGACAAGCTCCGACACGCGGCCACCCGCGCACTGCTGACCCGCAGGGACGTGCTGATTGTCGCGTCGGTCTCCTGCATCTTCGGACTCGGCTCCCCGGAGGAATACCAGGGCTTCATGGCGCACGTGCAGCGGGGCGAGATACGCAGCCCCGGCCGCCTCTCCAGGCAGCTCATCGACATGCAGTACGAGCGCAACGACTTCGACCTCGCCCGCGGACGGTTCCGCATACGCGGGGACACGCTCGAGATACTGCCCGCCTACGAGACGATCGGCGTGCGCATCGAGTTCTGGGGCGATGAGGTCGAGCGCATAGTCGAGCTCGACCCGCTCACCGGCGAGGTGCTCTCCGAGCGCAACGACATCGACATCTACCCGGCCAAGCACTTCGTCACCTCGCAGGAGAAGCTGCAGGACGCCATCAGGAACATCGAGGAGGAGCTGGCCGACCAGCTCAAGTTCCTCAACCGACAGGGCAAGCTGCTGGAAGCGCAGAGACTGGAGCAGCGCACCCGCTACGACGTCGAGATGATGCGCGAGACGGGCTACTGCGCGGGCGTCGAGAACTACTCCCGCCACCTGGCGGCGCGCGAGCCCGGAAGCACGCCCTACACGCTTATGGACTACTTCCCCGAGGACTACCTGCTGTTCATCGACGAGTCGCACATGACGCTCCCCCAGATCAGGGGTATGTACAACGGCGACCGCTCGCGCAAGGAGGTGCTGGTCGAGTACGGCTTCCGGTTGCCGTCTGCGCTCGACAACAGGCCGCTCAACTTCGGCGAGTTCGAACAGTTCGTCAACCAGGCCGTTTACGTGACCGCGACGCCGGGCCCGTACGAGTTCGAGCACTCCCAGCAGATGGTGGAGCAGGTGATCCGGCCCACCGGTCTGACCGACCCTGTCATCGACGTCAAGCCCACCGAAGGGCAAATAGACGACCTGCTGTACCAGATCAAGGTCAGGGTCGACAGAGGTGAGCGCTGCATCGTCACGACACTGACGAAGCGCATGTCCGAGGAGCTCGCCGACTACCTCCGCGAGATGGGCGTTCGAACACACTACCTGCACTCCGAGATCGACACCCTCGAGCGCAGCGAGATACTGCGCGACCTGCGGCTGGGCGTGTACGACGTCATCGTCGGGATCAACCTGCTCAGGGAGGGACTGGACCTGCCCGAGGTCAGCCTCGTGGCCATTCTGGACGCCGACAAAGAGGGCTACCTGAGGTCCACGACCTCGCTGGTGCAGACCATCGGCCGCGCGGCCCGCCACGTTGACGGCCATGTCATAATGTACGCAGACCGTGTTACCGATTCGATGAAGCGCGCCATAGACGAGACCGAACGCAGGCGAGAGATCCAGCAGGTCTACAACCGAGAGCACGGCATCACGCCTCAGAGCATCCAGAAGACCATTCACGACATAACGGAGCGCGTGAGGGCCATCGCTGAGACTGAGGCGCCCTACGCGGTGGACTCGTCGGACATGCCGAGAGACGACATCCTGAGATTGATCAAAGACCTGGAATCACAGATGAAGACGGCGGCCAAGTCGCTGGAGTTCGAGAAGGCCGCTCTGCTTAGAGACCAGATCACCGACCTGAGAAAGGTGATGGTCCAATGA
- a CDS encoding helix-turn-helix transcriptional regulator, translating into MIRNERQYRFTKTQVRRFEETLTELKSRDSENTDVHPLIAKAQVDAASSQLADLREQLREYESLKSGKFDFSELMVVTNLPAMLIKARIARGMTQRDLAERIGLKEQQIQRYEATDYASASLGRIYDVVGGLMLEDIPSPTRKLKGDKLSDQVRIGG; encoded by the coding sequence ATGATCAGAAACGAACGCCAGTACCGGTTCACCAAGACGCAAGTGAGACGGTTTGAAGAAACACTCACTGAGCTGAAGAGTCGCGATTCTGAGAATACTGACGTGCATCCGCTCATCGCCAAGGCTCAGGTGGATGCCGCCAGTAGCCAGCTGGCGGACCTGAGGGAACAACTTCGGGAGTACGAGTCGCTGAAGTCGGGGAAGTTTGACTTCAGTGAACTGATGGTTGTGACCAACCTGCCGGCAATGCTCATCAAGGCACGCATCGCGCGGGGCATGACGCAGCGGGACTTGGCCGAGCGGATCGGCCTGAAGGAGCAGCAGATACAGCGATACGAGGCGACCGACTATGCCTCTGCCAGCTTGGGACGAATATATGATGTTGTCGGCGGACTGATGTTAGAGGACATCCCGTCGCCGACAAGAAAACTAAAAGGCGACAAACTATCCGATCAGGTTAGAATCGGAGGTTAG
- a CDS encoding metal-sulfur cluster assembly factor, whose amino-acid sequence MTTQTLTPEEVYEALRDVYDPEIPVNVVDLGLVYGVEVNEGNVDVTMTLTFAGCGMGPYIAQQAEWRIAEMDTVEDVNVELTFDPPWTPDLITDQGKKLLGLD is encoded by the coding sequence ATGACCACACAAACACTCACCCCTGAAGAAGTTTATGAGGCGCTGAGGGACGTTTACGACCCGGAGATCCCCGTCAACGTAGTCGACCTGGGACTGGTCTACGGCGTAGAGGTCAACGAGGGCAACGTCGACGTCACGATGACCCTCACCTTCGCCGGCTGCGGCATGGGACCGTACATCGCCCAGCAGGCCGAGTGGCGCATCGCAGAGATGGACACCGTCGAGGACGTCAACGTCGAGCTGACCTTCGATCCCCCGTGGACCCCGGACCTCATCACCGACCAGGGCAAGAAGCTTCTCGGTCTCGACTAG